The DNA segment TGTTGTCGCAAATGCCACTCCTGAGTGCAGCGGGGGGGAGATCAGATGACGACTACATCCAGATTCTACAACTTGTTCTGCGTTGATATTTAGCCGCTAATCATAATGTTCCTAACTTACGGTAATAAAGATCTGTTTAGTTGGCTATGGTCTCCGTCAGTTTCTGGACAGCCAACTTTAACAGGTTTTGCTTCGACCGCTGGCGGTTGCTTGCTCCAGTTCATCAATGGTGCGGAAAAGAAACATTTCGCGGTTCCTCGTGTCGAACGGCACCGGAACGTTGTTCCTCATTACCGTTTTGATGGAGTCAAACAGCCGGATTAACGATGTTTTGGTTTTGTCATCCGGCATGACATACATCGCGTAGTGCCAGTGTCCGGCATCGCTGGCCGCCAGATGACTGTTAATGATGTTGATATAGCGTGCGCGGGTTTTCATTGAGCGCTCCGTTTCGACGGCGACGATTGCGCCGCTATCTAACGTGATAATCCCGTCAGGGCGATGGCGAACACCAGGATAACGCGCCATAAACTCCCCCCGATCACCATTAAGCCAGCCTTGCCCGCCTTTCTCTTCCAGTGCAATTCTGACCCTCTGATTTAGTAGACGATGTTCCAGAGTCCAGTATTTGAGTTTGCCGGGTTCAAAGTATCCAGGGAAAACAGCATCGTCAGGCATGACCACCATTGCTAACCCCTGCATAGTTATCCCCCAAATCGTTATTTTTTGTTTTACCCCAGGCATTTCGTGTTTGATGATGAAGCCAGCTTTAATTGCTCTATTTAGTACCTTATATAATGGGCTGTGAGAATTTTTGCTAAAGCCGAGAACACGTCTTAGTGTGTTAAAATCAGAATAAGTTTCTTCTTTCAGAAAATTTAGAAGGGAGAGCATTTTGTCAGCAGAGGCTTTTTTTCTCTCTGATACGTTATGTATAAGCATATCAATCCTTACAAATTAATAGATGGCTTATTTTGTTCATTGATTTCGGTTTGTGGTTGTTCAGATTGAGGATTTTCAAATGACAGCAATTCAATATGTTTCTTTTTAACCAGAATAGGGGACATCTTTGTTGCCTTCGCCAGTTCTTTTGTTGTAAATACAAAGCCGACCTTTTCAGGGAGATTTAAAAACATATTACTGTCAACGTAGTAACTTTCTGCCTGTCTTATCATACGGTCTGTATCCATTTTTTCCGTTAATGATAAATCAGTCCTTACTTTCCTCATTTCATCATCGACCAGGATTGAACCTGTCATTTTTGCCGCCCATTCTGCTGTTTCTGGATTTTGAATTTTATAAATCAATTTGAATTTGGCGTTTTCAATGATGGCTCCAATAACTGCATCACCATTTAAATCAGACGGACAGTCACGCAGATCGTCTATCGCCTGAAAAGCCATGAATATATGCACGCCTTTATCTCGTGCCGTTCCAAGCCCCTCAAGGGCGGGGCGGGATAGATGATATTTCAATTCGTCGAGAAAAATAGCAACAGTACGCGGGGTGCTGTTTATTCTGTCCCTGGTCTCTGCTATTTGTATCAGGCGGGTCAGAATCATCCTTTGTGCGGATATTATTTTTTGATTTCGTGTTGAACCAATAATGTAGCAACAACCACCTTCATCAAAAACCTCCTTTAATGAAAATCCATTTGTGGCATTAATTGAGTTAACTAAAGCAACTTCTTCCAGCTCACCAAAAAATGCGGGAGCAGCTTGACGTAATGACTGAACAAAATCAGTGTTAAATAAATCATAAAGTGTCATTCCTTTTTCATAAATTGCTGATGTATTTCTGGCTGCGCGGCGGTCAGAGATTCGATAAAAATCTGAAGCTTCCCCTTTTTTAGCCAGACTAAAGCCAGCGTTAAATAGTTCCTCCAGTTGTTCATGAGAGATATCAGCCAGTAAATCAAGCTGAAAATTTGGCTTGTTCAAATTTATAAGTGTAAATTTCTTGCCCGCTTTTTTACATGCTTCCCTGAGTACATGTGGTGCCCATTCATCATCTTTTGGATCTTCTACAAAAACAGCCTCGCCTGCAAGAATTGCCTGATAAAGTAGAATGGCTGCAGTGACACTTTTCCCTGAACCAGTTGTGCCGATAATTGCTGCGTGTTGGGTCTTGAATTCTTTTATGGTTATGTATTGCGGCTGGTCATTTTTGTTTAAGCCAATGAAAGCACCTTTCTTTAAATCAATGTAATCGAGTGGGTTGTATTCTATGCTCTCGGGCAACAGCTCTTTTACTTTACGTACATCCGTTCTGGTATTTCTCTCCAGCTTGGTTTTCTTAATCATTCGATGTTTCAGGTTGTCAATTTCTCCCGCCAGAAGTCGTCGGGCTGCAATATGAAAGAATAATCCTGCTGTCGTAAATGTGACTGTCATGATCCATAGTGGAATTCTGAACAGTATGTTGTTGTCGAGTAATTTAAAAAAGTAGCTCAGCCCCTGAATAGTTAGCGGTGATATGGTACCGAATATAAAAAAGAAAATAGACACACACGCCACCGATTTTAACCAGAACGGAGCGTTCTTTCTTTCCTCTCGGGGAAGGTTGACTATAAACGGTAATGTAAGACCTGCGAACAGGGATAATATGACAGGGCTGTTTTGCAGCCATAACAGGAAAAAGGAAAAGGCGTCAGCAAAAGCATTCAGCCTTTGCATAAGATGTGATCCCATATTTGCTAACTCCATTAAAAATCGTAGTGATGGGGTCAAGTCATGGAGTCATCGCATGGAGTCGCAGCTTGACTCCATGCGATGACTCCATCAAATGACTCCATAAAACAGAAAAAGACAGTGATCGCCAGTGGCGATCAAGCCCGTTATCCCTGCTTTCAGAAAACAGCCGACCAGTGGTCGTCTGTCCTCTGAAACGCCCGAATAACGGGCAACGGCGTGTGTCATTACGTTCGGGCTGGACGCCCTCACTGCATGGCACATGGGGGTAATGTCCCGGCTGGACGCCGGACCAAAACCCCCAGGGTCAAAGGCGGCACACCGTCGCGCGCTACGCGCGACCAACCCCTTTAAGACGCGCGTTTAGCCTATTTTTTCTTCGCAAGCTCGAAAAAATGGGAACGCTGCTTTAAAGGGGTTGGTCGCGCCTAATCGGCATATTCCCCGCTGGGGCGGGAAATATAGCCTGGCTGCGACGGTGTGCGGGGCAAGCCCCCCACAAAAACCGGCACGTGGGCGTGCCTTTTTGCTCGCTGGGGCGGCAAAATTTTTGCGGCTCCCCCCGGCCCGCTTCAATTCGCTGGGGCGAATGTTCGCGGGTGGACGTGGAGCCTGAAAATTAGCAATTTCTCCGAAATTGAATTTTCTGTCCACGTTCCACTTCATTATTTTTCGTCTTAACAATTTCTTCGAAATTGAAGCCAAAAATAATGAAGCCTTAAAACCCCGTCGCCTGTTAGCCTGTGTGTTGTACAATACATTTTTTGTTCTGTGTGATTACATCTGTTCGCGGTATATTTCAGCTCTGCATTCCATTTCCGCTTCCAGCACCTCACTCCAGGTTGTATCATCAATTTTTGTGCCTTTACTTTCTGCATACCTCATTAATTTGTTTGCGTCAGCTTCATTAAGTTCTGAAAGATGAGCGCGCAAAAGGCCGATTAATCTGCTTGCGTATATTTCGTAATACAGCCCGCAACCTCTGTGGGCTTCTTTTGATAACGTGTCATATACCAGGGCTACCGATATTCTGTCCTGATTGCGGGAGTATATATTTCGGATGAATAAGTCTTCTTTTGGCATGTCGCACCTTTTACAGTAAACAGGATGTTATACGGATTATTACTATCCTCTGACCTTACCGTACCTGGACAGTATTTTATTTACGGCCTCCGGATCTGCGTCGGGACATTCACCAAGGAACGCTTTTCTCGCCTTCAAAGTATGGTTGGGTAAGAAACCATGTTTATTCTTTTTGACTATTTTAAAAAAAGCCTTTTCTGCAGAACGGCATTCACGCCCGCCACTATTACCCGTAGCTTTTCCGTACATACAAAGAACAACTTCGCACGGGTCAGCGGCAAAGGAATAAACTGGGGTTCCTGCTGCCAGACATAGTGCGGCCACCGCGATAACGGTTTTTTCATGGTAAATCCTTATCAGATTGTGTTTTAAACAGATTAGCGAGAGAAATAAATGGTGGTTTCCCTGCACGTCAGGCAATTAAAAACAGGCTGGTATTCAATGACGCCTTTTGCGCCATTCTGGCGAAGCCAGTTTCTGGCATTAAAGAAATCAGTACCGGATTGTGCAGAGACGACAATTCGTGTTGAGTGGGCGGCAGCGTAAAATACTGCTGGCGTCCATGTTGTGTCGTGGAAACTATGTGTGCTGACTGATAATGTCCATTTACCGTTAACTGTCGGGGACGGGACTGTAACGTTATTGTCACGCCATTGCGGTAAACGGGTGTTTAATGGCTCAGCGGCTTTATCCCACGCTACAGGAACGGGAGGCGGCGGCGATGAACATCCGGTAATTATTGCCGCCAGGATGATGACTGTCATTTTATTTGTCATGCTTTCATCTCCTCAAAATATTGATTGCGATGGGCCGGGCGGAAATAAATGTCATTCATACGGCGGACATCTCCGTCCAAATCAATGCTCACTATCACGTCCAGACTGTCCAGAACCTTACGCAACATAAATGTATAGGGGAGCTGGGCGCACTGTGGGTTCTCGTAGCAACGGGTAATAAATCCATCTATTGCTTCTTTTGCTGACCCGGCATGAATGGAGGTCATGCTTCCTTCATGGCCGGAACCTGTAATTTTGAGAAAATCCCAGGCTTCCGCGCCGCGAACTTCTGTCAACAGAATGCGGTCAGGGTTCATGCGGTAATTCCAGCGTAAAAGGCTCGCCGGAGTAACGACAGACCCTTTTTCATCGGATGACTCAGAAGGATAAAACAGGTGAACGTAGTTCCTGTGTTTAAAAAATATTATCTCCGGATTGTCTTCTATCGTCGTTATGCGTAAATGGACAGGGATATACTGTATCAACATTTTCATGAATGTTGTTTTCCCTGAACCAGTTTCACCTGCGACGGCTAATGTTTTTCCATACTCCACGCATTTCTCCATAAACAGAGGAATATTTCTGGCGTTGTACAATGCAATTAATTCTTCGTCGTGTGTCTCCGTCTTCTCGTCGTTTGTTACCCGGTTATAAAATCCCGCATCGATATATCCCTGGTGCGGGATTTGTATCTTCGAGGGCTTACGGATGGTGACAGACACCGTATCGCGCTCACAGGCCGGAGGAACAATAACCTGGCACCGTTCGCCAGATTCCAGCGTGGCTGACAGTCCCGGCTTAATATCTTCGATATTGTCGCCGTGGTGCTTTGCCAGGCACCGGGCAAAGTTGTAGCAATCCTCATAGCTCAAAGGAACGGCATGCTGTTCCCACATGCCGTTGATTTTGGTATACAGCTCACCTGGACGGTTGACGGCGATTTCCGTCAGGCCGGGAAGCTCCAGAAAGTCGCCAAAGAAACGCTGTTTATAGCGGTCGAGGGAGATATTTTTAGCGGTCATCTTTTACCTCTTTCATCCGGGAAAAGACTTCATCAACAGAAAGAATGAAGAGAGAACTGACTGCTACCAGCCAGGCAAGCTGGAGTAAGCCAGACACACTTTTTCCTAACATGATCGCTTCACGGTCAGTTAAAGGGCGCAGGTGATACCAGATTTGATTGATGGCCATCCACGCCGAGGGCGGTGCAAACAGCAGAAAAAGAAAACCCGCGATAAGTAATGCAAGTGGTGCATCACGCAGGCTCTGGCCGACAATACGTGCAATGTACATAACCAGAATGGCTATGCGTTTCTTGTTTGCTCTCGTCATAACGTATTCCTTTATTGTTTGATTTTCAGTGTGTAAATGTTTGAAAAATCAATATCCTCGCCTGTGATCAGGTTGATGATCTCGCCCTGATTCTTATAGAGCGTTGGGGGAATATTGATGCTGTTCTCCAGCGTGGTACGCGCCATATCTGCCATAGCCTGGCGGCTGTTTTCCGTATAGTCCGTATTGCGGTCTTTTTTACCCGCACTGTTGGATGCCCATGCGCCAATATCGGGGATCATGCCGACCATTAACGCGCCGCCGAACCGTTCCCAGAAGTGCGAATCAATCCAGCCATCAACGCCAGCCTCGCCCAGATCGCCAGCCGCGCTGGTATCAACCAACGGGATATCGAGATAAGGCGGCTGGCGGGTGCGTAGCTTCGTCGCAATGATGAATGCCCGCCCTTGCCCGTGCTTCATACCTTCTTCCGCTATGGCGCGGTAAAGTAATGATGCCGTGGTGCCTTTCTCTATCAGCTTCGTGTTGCCGCTGGCGCTCCAGATGTCAGTAGTGACCGTGCAGCGAAGTTTCCCCGCCCGGTCAGATACAAAGCGGCGATCCAGTGAGCAGGGGATCGAGGTATTTTCCGGGATGTACAGGTCAGGGTTATAGGGTATGCGGCGCACTGGTGCGGGGCTTTGTCCCGGCGGCGGTGCGGCGGTATTTGTGGCCGCGCTGCTGTCCTGTTGTCCGGTGGTCGTTGCCGATGTCAGCGTCATTTCCTGCTGCCGGGTTTTTACCGGGTTCTGTGTGGTGGCCGAACCATCACGGCGAATAAGGAAGCTGGCTTTGTTGAGTTCTGGCGGGGCGGCCGGAGCCACCTGCCCTGTTCCCCCCGTGCTGCTCTGGCCGTTATCCTGTTGCTCTGGCTCTTCTTCGGCTGTATCGGTGGACATACCGAGATCGTTACGCTGCCGGTAATCGGTTTTGTTCGTCTGCGGGGCTGTGTCCTGTTTCTTTTCTTCCGTAGGCTGCCACAGGATATTGCGATAAACCCAGTTACCACCCCATGCCAGGAAGATAAGCGTGACCGCGACAATGGCAAGAAAGGCGGTTGCTTTGCCCCGTTTGCGCTTTTTCAGCTTGTTAACGGCGGGTTGTACCGGGTCTTTCTCTTCGTCGTCCTGCGCATTGAGAAGCTCGGCCTCCCTTTTAGCGCGGGCTTCCCGCTCAAGCGTGGCAATATCATCCTCAGCGTGTGCCGGGAATGCCTGCGCTTCATCCGGCACAGGCATTTTGTTTTCGTCGTTCATATGCACGTTTCCTTTTATAAAAATATAAAAATATTTTTATAGGTTAATTGGATTCCGGTTTTTCCACTCTTTCCACCTGCCGGGATACGGTGGAACCATCGGCGGCGTGTACCTTGCCAAATCCGCTATTTTCCAGACCCACAACGGCATTACCGGAACGCAGTACTAGGCGTGGCGTCACCTCCTGAATCACCAGTACGGTGAAATCGCCTTTCTTCTGGATACTGCTGTTAACCACATGCTCTTTGCCGTTCAGCTCTTTGGTGACGGAAGGAATGGACTTAGACGGGGAGAAGCCCACGAACGTAAAGCGGCCATCGTCGTAAGCAAAATCGGGAACAATGTTGAAACTGCCTTTGCCCGGATATTTGGTGTAACTCCAGTTGCGGGGCGTCTGCGCCGAGTTCAGCGCTTTCTGGACGCTGGCCTGTTGCTGTTTCTGCTCCCACTCGCGCTGTCTGGCCGTCGCCTCCCGGCTCGCTTTGTCCCGTTCTTCGCCCGGATAGCGATAGCTCACCTGGAAAGCGGGTTGTTGTGCCGATTTATCATCGATGACGTTCAGCTCGACGTTGTACAGGCGCTTACTGGTGACAACCAGCATATTGGTATGCCAGTCCCGGCTGTTCGGGGGGATCACGACCTGCGTTGTGTTGCCATCTTCTCCGGGCGCTCCCTGCGTGAGCGCGACCGGGCGAACGTTGACCCGGTTTGCATCCGGCGTGGCTTCCCACGCCTCATCAAAGCCAGGTTTGGCGCTTATGACCGCCTCATCGTTATCAAAGACTAGCGTTGTCATAAAGCCGGGTTTGGTGTTAACGACAGTGACGTTCTGCGGGTTATAGATAACCTGCTGCACGCGGGAGTCATAGCGGCTTGCCTGCGGTATGGCCGCAGCCCATGCCGCGCCGCACATCATCAGTGCCAGTGCGGTAAACGTTAACTTTTTCATCATTCACCTCCCCGGATTTCGCGGTCGGTCTGCCAACTGGTGACGGTAAAGCCGAAGTAGTTGATCTCGCGTTCCGCATCGCTCATTTCCTTGTCAGGGTTAGAATGGAACGTGAACCGGGCATCCCAATATTCGTTGCGGGTGCTGTTATCAGCCAGACGGCGGATAATCTTCTTGTAGCGGATGGTGGCGACCCTATCAGGGGCTGTCGCATCGGTGATCTGGTTGGACAAGATCTCCACTTTCACGGTGTGCGCCCCGTTCTTATAAACCTTGTCTGGGGCGTTTTTTCCGGCGTAAAGCGCCAGATAGTCATCGTTTACCTGGGGAGCGTTGTAGACTTGTACCGTCTCGTAGTCGTCCTGCAAAGAGGGATAGACATACCGCTCACGCACTTTGACGTAGTTTGCGGCCATCGCCTTTTGATAGGCTTCTGTTGCGGTCAGGCTGGTTTTCGATGTCCGGGTAACGTGTTCCACCCGTCCTGTGTGGTTATCCAAGGTATACAGCTCAACGTCCGTCTGTTTCAGCGGCAACATCACGACCACGGCGACGAGCGCCAGTACCGCAATCAGCAGACCCATACCGCCAACAACAAAACCGGCTTTTGTGGCGCGTTTATCCCGCTCAATCATTTGCTGCTCAAAAGTGCGGGATTCAGCTATTAATTTCTGTTCACTCATGACTGTTTAACTCCGCCATAATTTGAGGGGTGTTTACGGGTTCTCCCTTACCGCTAAAGGCAGAGGGAGGCGTGTTCTGGGCGCAGCCAGAAAGCGCGCACAGCAAAGCCAGCGCAATCAAGCGTTTCATCAATGATTTCCTCAACTAAATTAGATATATGAAAATATAATTATATTTTCATATGATGATATTTCGGGGGGATGGACGGGAGACGTCTGGCCTAGCTGTTGAACTTCTTAACCGCGGATTCTCTCGACTGTGCCAGCCTCCGCGCTTCGTTCCGGGCTATCATCTGCTCAATCGCGTACTTCCGCGCTTTAGATGCGTTATAGCCTAACTCACCTCCGGGCTTGCCGGGCTTACCTGCATTCGCATCCTTCCAGCCCTGAATGTTGTCCTGGGCGGAACGTTTGGTTTCTTTAACTGCACCCCCGGCTAGCTTCCCGGCACCAAAAGCAGCCGCACCGATACCTACAGCGGCCAGCCCCTGCATGGATACGGTAGCGCTTGCCCCGGCCAGAGCTGCGGCTACCTTAGCGGAAATATACACCAGTATTGCAGCGAAAATACCTGCAAGGCAGACTTGAGCACCAAGTTCAACAATTGTTGAACTGTCTGCTACCTTCGTCGCCTTATTAAGAACGAGATTCAAGTAATTCACTACAATTCTCAATGAGAGAGCGGCAAATAGAATTGTTAATATTCCTGCAAATATATTTTGCAACCAGTTATTGAACATGGGGCGGAGGAAACCATACATAAGGCAGAATATGAAAATAGGTGCAGTTATTCCTAATAGTAGAATCATTACTTCGGCAACCATTGAAACAAAGCCCGCTAGAATCATAAGTGCGAATATTCCAAGCCATACACAAAATTGAGCAGTCATTCCCTCATCTTTTACATATGTAGAATTATCCATGTCATGTAGCGTTTTCCCTAACACTTTAGCCTTATTCCATAGGGTGTCTAATAACTGCCATATATTATCACTACCAGAAAAACCCTCCTTTATTCCGTTTATGGCATCAATAACGCCATCGAGGTAGCCGCCTAAATTAGCCACAAAGGACAGGATGATCGCCATCCTCATGATGTCCCACATCGTGTCTTCCATAGGCGTAGATAGCTTACCAGCCAAAGTCTGGTATCCACGCCACATGATGTAGATGGTAGCTGACGCTGCTGCCAGCCCCATCATCATAGAAGAGTACGACATCATCAATCCCTTTGTGGCGTCTGTAATTCCTCCTATCAGGTATTTTTCAACCCCAACAAAAAGACCGCCACTCATATATTACTCCTCTAAATTATTTAAGTCTGGAGTTGGTGCGTTTAGCTGCTTGATTTGATAGTGGGCTTCATTTGCATTCTTGCAATTTTCAGAAGCGTCACCACTCTTTTGGCACTTTTCATAAACTAGTTTTAATTCGTCAGGGTGATCCCTATACCATTTTGTTGTTTTAGCTTCCTCTTTGCATCCAACAATAGAAAAGCACAGGGTGATCGTCGAAATTAAAATAATTTTTTTTGATAACATAAATACCTCATAAATTATTAAGGTCAGCAGTTGGCGCGTTTAACTGCTGCTGATTCCACTGCTTAACACGCTCCGCTTCTAGCGCATTTTCGCGCTTCTCTGCTGCTTTCACGCTCATTTCCCATTGGGTGGTAAGCGTGTTCAGCATGACAGATTTTAGCTGAATACTGTTTGCAAGGTCTTGAGATTCTTTCGAATCTTTGGCTAACGCTACCCTGTTGGAGAGACTGTTTATTTCCCCCAGGGTCTGGCTTACCTGGTTCTGAACCTCGTCGGTTTGCTCAAGCTGGATAGCCTTGTTGATGACCTGCTGCTTGCATACGTTGGCATAACTCCCCGATTGCGCAGTGTTGCAGGTGTCGAAAATTTTATACTTCTCGTACAACGCATCGAACTGCCCGGAGGAACCGCCGGAGAGAAGCAGGTCATTCAGTGCCTGTCCGGGCTTACGCAGCTTTTCAAGGTCAGCTTTCAGGCCTTTGGCCTGGTCAACAAAATCAGCAATATCACGAACGCCAGTGGCCGTCGCCAGTTGGTCTTTATATGCCTGTATTTGTGACTGGTAGTGTCTGGCCGTTTCCATCCAGCGTTTTAACTCCTGCGCCCACTGCACGTCCCGCATAGGGTCAGCATCAACAGCGACGGGAATACCAGCATGAGCCAGTGGGCTTGCAATGACGCAAGCCAGAATAAGAGTACGAAAGCGAGTTTTCATCGTATATCTCCTTTGGGTCAGAGCGCTTTAGCCAGGTAGGTATCGAGCCATTCATGAGGCTGCATTCCTTCCCGGTAAATCGATTCGAATATTTCGAGGTTGGGGGCATCGCCGCTCATGACTTTGGTGTATCTGCCGATACCCGACAGGTCGAGCGTGACACGAGCGGCAAAACGTTTGGTATCGCCGCGCTTGAACTGATTTTTCACCACAACATACTGGCGGGCTTGCGGGTCAAGCCCTTTCACCACGTCGAACACTTCCGGTTCAAACTTCATACCGTCAACATAGTGTGCGCGGTCGGCGTTGGGGTTCGCCGCCAGAATCTGTGTCCCGCACTGCTCAATCACTGCCGGGGCGATATCATCTTTGATGATCTCTGCCGGGGATTGAGTACCGACGACCAGCATCCCGTTCAGCTTACGGATGGTTTTCAGCTTGTTATAAGCAAAGTCCTTAAACACCGGGTCGCGTAACCACTTCCAGAATTCATCCATGAAAATGACCAGGCGTCGCCCGTCAAGCAGGCTGGTAATGCGGTACAGCAGATAAAACGAGATTGGCGCACATACGCTTGCATCGTCCAGGAACTCCGTTCCGTCGATGCCGAAGTTATCGCAGTTGCTGATATCGAACGTGTCAGACTCGTTATCAAACACCCAGCCGAACTCACCGCCCTGCGCCCACTGTGACAACCGAATGCTAAGGCCGTTTTCCTGGGCTTCTTTCGTAGCCGGCTCAGGCAAATTTTCCAGCATTCGGGTAATGCCGTAGACGCGATATTGCGGCTCGTCATTCATCACAGCATTGACCGCATCACTCAGACGTCGTTCATCGCGTGGGGAGATCGTCGAGCCGTTACGGGTACAAAGGATTTTCATCAGTTGCTTGATGAAATTGATATTGCGTTTGGTTGCTGGCAACGAGAACGGGTTCCACCCTGTAGACTCACCACTGATAACCCGATAGTAACGGCCACCCAGCGCCCGGATGTTCATCTCTGCGCCCCGGTCTTTATCGAGGTAAACGGTTGTCAGCCGTTTGGTTTTGGCATCCGGGGAGAAGCTATCCTCGCGCCCGTATTTCTGCTGCATGATCTCAAAGAACGTCATCAACATGGTTTTACCCGAACCGTTCGTACCGAGGATGCAGGTACTGGCCGGGTTCTTCTCGTTGAATTCGTCCTTATCTGCCAGTGTGTTATGCAGGTTGATATAGTAGCCATCGCCTGACGGGGTGCGCAGTAAAGCCATCGCATCCCCCCAGGGGGCTTTATCGCGCTTGCCCGGATAGAAATTATGGAGCGCGGCCAGCTCCACAAAGTTCTGGCTACTCAGCTCCCCTTTACGTGGCCTCAGGTTGTAGTTGCCTGGCAGTTGCGCCATATACGCCGCTGAAAGCGAT comes from the Citrobacter koseri ATCC BAA-895 genome and includes:
- a CDS encoding EexN family lipoprotein, with the protein product MLSKKIILISTITLCFSIVGCKEEAKTTKWYRDHPDELKLVYEKCQKSGDASENCKNANEAHYQIKQLNAPTPDLNNLEE
- a CDS encoding type IV secretory system conjugative DNA transfer family protein, which translates into the protein MGSHLMQRLNAFADAFSFFLLWLQNSPVILSLFAGLTLPFIVNLPREERKNAPFWLKSVACVSIFFFIFGTISPLTIQGLSYFFKLLDNNILFRIPLWIMTVTFTTAGLFFHIAARRLLAGEIDNLKHRMIKKTKLERNTRTDVRKVKELLPESIEYNPLDYIDLKKGAFIGLNKNDQPQYITIKEFKTQHAAIIGTTGSGKSVTAAILLYQAILAGEAVFVEDPKDDEWAPHVLREACKKAGKKFTLINLNKPNFQLDLLADISHEQLEELFNAGFSLAKKGEASDFYRISDRRAARNTSAIYEKGMTLYDLFNTDFVQSLRQAAPAFFGELEEVALVNSINATNGFSLKEVFDEGGCCYIIGSTRNQKIISAQRMILTRLIQIAETRDRINSTPRTVAIFLDELKYHLSRPALEGLGTARDKGVHIFMAFQAIDDLRDCPSDLNGDAVIGAIIENAKFKLIYKIQNPETAEWAAKMTGSILVDDEMRKVRTDLSLTEKMDTDRMIRQAESYYVDSNMFLNLPEKVGFVFTTKELAKATKMSPILVKKKHIELLSFENPQSEQPQTEINEQNKPSINL
- the virB9 gene encoding P-type conjugative transfer protein VirB9, whose translation is MMKKLTFTALALMMCGAAWAAAIPQASRYDSRVQQVIYNPQNVTVVNTKPGFMTTLVFDNDEAVISAKPGFDEAWEATPDANRVNVRPVALTQGAPGEDGNTTQVVIPPNSRDWHTNMLVVTSKRLYNVELNVIDDKSAQQPAFQVSYRYPGEERDKASREATARQREWEQKQQQASVQKALNSAQTPRNWSYTKYPGKGSFNIVPDFAYDDGRFTFVGFSPSKSIPSVTKELNGKEHVVNSSIQKKGDFTVLVIQEVTPRLVLRSGNAVVGLENSGFGKVHAADGSTVSRQVERVEKPESN
- a CDS encoding TrbM/KikA/MpfK family conjugal transfer protein, producing the protein MYHEKTVIAVAALCLAAGTPVYSFAADPCEVVLCMYGKATGNSGGRECRSAEKAFFKIVKKNKHGFLPNHTLKARKAFLGECPDADPEAVNKILSRYGKVRG
- the virB11 gene encoding P-type DNA transfer ATPase VirB11, encoding MTAKNISLDRYKQRFFGDFLELPGLTEIAVNRPGELYTKINGMWEQHAVPLSYEDCYNFARCLAKHHGDNIEDIKPGLSATLESGERCQVIVPPACERDTVSVTIRKPSKIQIPHQGYIDAGFYNRVTNDEKTETHDEELIALYNARNIPLFMEKCVEYGKTLAVAGETGSGKTTFMKMLIQYIPVHLRITTIEDNPEIIFFKHRNYVHLFYPSESSDEKGSVVTPASLLRWNYRMNPDRILLTEVRGAEAWDFLKITGSGHEGSMTSIHAGSAKEAIDGFITRCYENPQCAQLPYTFMLRKVLDSLDVIVSIDLDGDVRRMNDIYFRPAHRNQYFEEMKA
- the virB10 gene encoding VirB10/TraB/TrbI family type IV secretion system protein, with product MNDENKMPVPDEAQAFPAHAEDDIATLEREARAKREAELLNAQDDEEKDPVQPAVNKLKKRKRGKATAFLAIVAVTLIFLAWGGNWVYRNILWQPTEEKKQDTAPQTNKTDYRQRNDLGMSTDTAEEEPEQQDNGQSSTGGTGQVAPAAPPELNKASFLIRRDGSATTQNPVKTRQQEMTLTSATTTGQQDSSAATNTAAPPPGQSPAPVRRIPYNPDLYIPENTSIPCSLDRRFVSDRAGKLRCTVTTDIWSASGNTKLIEKGTTASLLYRAIAEEGMKHGQGRAFIIATKLRTRQPPYLDIPLVDTSAAGDLGEAGVDGWIDSHFWERFGGALMVGMIPDIGAWASNSAGKKDRNTDYTENSRQAMADMARTTLENSINIPPTLYKNQGEIINLITGEDIDFSNIYTLKIKQ
- a CDS encoding cag pathogenicity island Cag12 family protein, with the protein product MTNKMTVIILAAIITGCSSPPPPVPVAWDKAAEPLNTRLPQWRDNNVTVPSPTVNGKWTLSVSTHSFHDTTWTPAVFYAAAHSTRIVVSAQSGTDFFNARNWLRQNGAKGVIEYQPVFNCLTCRETTIYFSR
- a CDS encoding type IV secretion system protein, whose translation is MSEQKLIAESRTFEQQMIERDKRATKAGFVVGGMGLLIAVLALVAVVVMLPLKQTDVELYTLDNHTGRVEHVTRTSKTSLTATEAYQKAMAANYVKVRERYVYPSLQDDYETVQVYNAPQVNDDYLALYAGKNAPDKVYKNGAHTVKVEILSNQITDATAPDRVATIRYKKIIRRLADNSTRNEYWDARFTFHSNPDKEMSDAEREINYFGFTVTSWQTDREIRGGE
- a CDS encoding type IV secretion system protein, giving the protein MSGGLFVGVEKYLIGGITDATKGLMMSYSSMMMGLAAASATIYIMWRGYQTLAGKLSTPMEDTMWDIMRMAIILSFVANLGGYLDGVIDAINGIKEGFSGSDNIWQLLDTLWNKAKVLGKTLHDMDNSTYVKDEGMTAQFCVWLGIFALMILAGFVSMVAEVMILLLGITAPIFIFCLMYGFLRPMFNNWLQNIFAGILTILFAALSLRIVVNYLNLVLNKATKVADSSTIVELGAQVCLAGIFAAILVYISAKVAAALAGASATVSMQGLAAVGIGAAAFGAGKLAGGAVKETKRSAQDNIQGWKDANAGKPGKPGGELGYNASKARKYAIEQMIARNEARRLAQSRESAVKKFNS
- the mobC gene encoding MobC family replication-relaxation protein, producing MLIHNVSERKKASADKMLSLLNFLKEETYSDFNTLRRVLGFSKNSHSPLYKVLNRAIKAGFIIKHEMPGVKQKITIWGITMQGLAMVVMPDDAVFPGYFEPGKLKYWTLEHRLLNQRVRIALEEKGGQGWLNGDRGEFMARYPGVRHRPDGIITLDSGAIVAVETERSMKTRARYINIINSHLAASDAGHWHYAMYVMPDDKTKTSLIRLFDSIKTVMRNNVPVPFDTRNREMFLFRTIDELEQATASGRSKTC